The following DNA comes from Streptomyces sp. NBC_00273.
CCCCGGCCGTCAACAGCACCCGCTCGACCGGCAGCTCGTGCCGGGCCGCCACCGCCGCGCGGGCGCGCCGCCCGTCGGGATATGCGGCGAGGTCCCCGAGCGAGGCGGCGATCCGCTGCTTGAGCCAGTCCGGCGGGGTGTCCGCACGTACGTTGACCGCCAGGTCCACCAGTGCGGAGCCCGCGTCGATCACCTCGGCGTCCCCGTGGTGGCGCAGGTCGTGCGCGGCGGCCGTGGCCACGGCGCAGGTCGCCGACACCGACCGCCGCTTGGGCACGAGGAGTTCCCCGCCGCCCGCGAGGGCCGCGGCCTCCGCCACCGAGGGGGTACCGGTGGCGGCGCGCGCCGCCTCCGAGGGGTGTGGCACGGTGATGGCGGCCAGCCGGGCGGCGGGGTAGCTCACCAGGGGCACGCCGAAACGTTCCGCCGCGCCCGTGATCCCGGCCTCGCCCGCCTTGGACTCCACCGTGGCCAACGCCGTCACCGCCCCCACGGCCAGCCCGGCCCCCCGCAGCGCCTCCTCGACCAGGGCGCAGACCTCCGCGACGGAAACCCCCGCGCGTCCGCCGACCCCGACCACCACCTGCGTCGCGTACTCGCCCACCGGGGGCCATCCCTCCGTAGTCACCATCACCGTCACCGGCACATGCCCGGCCGGTCGGCCGTCAACACTCCGCCGCCCGCCACCCGCGCGCGGACGTGCACTCGGGCCGAGGAGTCTGTATTCAGGGGCGCATGGCCGTGATCGTGGCGCTGGGCGCGTTCCTGATGACCCTGGCGGGCGGATGGGCGGCGCAGCGCGTCACCGACCGCCGCCACCTCGTGCTGGGCCTGGCCGGCGGGCTGATGCTCGGCGTCGTGGGCCTCGACCTGCTCCCGGAGGCCCTCCACGCGGCGGGCGAGGAGGTGTTCGGCGTCCCGCTCGCCCTGCTGCTCTTCGTGGCCGGGTTCCTGGTCGCGCACGTCGTGGAACGGCTGTTGGCGGTCCGCCAGGCCGCGCACGGCGCCGAGGACGGCGCCCGCGTCCCCCAGGTCGGACTCACCGCGGCCGCGGCCATGGTCGGCCACAGCCTCGCCGACGGGGTGGCCCTGGGCGCGGCCTTCCAGGTCGGCGGGGGGATGGGCGTGGCCGTGGCGCTGGCCGTCATCACCCACGACTTCGCCGACGGGTTCAACACCTACACGCTCACCAGCCTGTACGGGAACGACCGCCGCAAGGCCCTGATGATGCTCCTCGCGGACGCCGTCGCCCCGGTCGTGGGCGCGGCGTCCACCTTGCTGTTCACCCTTCCGGAGGAACCCCTCGGCGCGTACCTCGGCTTCTTCGGAGGCGTCCTGCTGTACCTCGCGTCCGCCGAGATCCTGCCCGAGGCGCACCACAAGCACCCCGCCCTGTCCACGCTGATGTGCACGGTGGGCGGGGTGGCCGGGATCTGGCTCGTGGTGGGCATCGCGGACTGAGCGCCGGCCGGGGGCGGAGGTCACCGTCGTGCTGCCGCGGCTTCCGCGAAACGGCGCGCGACGGACGGCTCCGCCGCCCAGTGCGTGTGCAGGTAGCTCGCGTGCACGCCCTGCTGCACGAAGCCCTCGACCCGGCGCTCCGGGTGCGTGAACCCCCACGCCGGGGCCGCCCCGGCGCCCGGCTCGATCACCGTCCGGTGGAACTCGTGCCCGCGCAGCCGGGTCCCGGCCGGCGCGAGCGCGCTGTCGGACACCGCCACCGCCTCGCGGTAGCCGAGGGTGAGGCGCTCCGACATCCGCGCGTCGGCGTCGAGCACCCCGCACATGGGCTTCCCGTCCAGCGACCGGCCGAGGTACAGCAGCCCGGCGCACTCGGCGGCGACCGGGCCGCCGGCCGCGGCGAAGGCGGCGACGGCCGCCCGCAACGGTTCGTTGGCGGACAGCTCGGGCGCGTACACCTCCGGGAAGCCGCCACCGATCACCAGGCCGGTGGTGCCGGGCGGGAGCGCCTCGTCCCGGAGCGGGTCGAAGGTGACGACCTCCGCTCCGGCGGCGGTGAGCAGCTCGGTGTGCTCGGCGTACGAGAACGTGAACGCCGGCCCGCCCGCGACGGCGACCACCGGCCGTCTGCCGGGGGCTCCGCCCCCGGACTCCCGCGCCTCGAACGCCGGAGCGGCTCGATCGGGCGACCACGCCTCGCAGTCCAGCGGCGGGGCCGTGCGGGCCAGCGCCATCAGGGCGTCCAGGTCGCAGCCCGCCCGGACCTGCGCGGCCAGCGCCGCCACCGAGGCCAGCGCGTCGGTGTGCCGCTCGGCCACCGGGATCAGACCCAGGTGGCGCGAGGGCGTGGCCACCTGCGGAGCCCGCCGCAGGACACCGAGGACCGGCATCCCCGCCTCCTCCAGGGCCTCCCGCAGCATCACCTCGTGCCGGTCGGAGCCGACCTTGTTCAAGATCACGCCCCCCAGCCGCACCTGCGGGTCGAAGGACGCGAAGCCGTGCACCAGCGCCGCCACCGAACGCGACTGCGAGGAGGCGTCGACCACCAGCACCACCGGCGCCCGCAGCAACTTCGCGACCTGTGCCGTAGACGCCAGTTCGCCCCGGCCCGCGGCGCCGTCGTAGAGCCCCATGACGCCCTCGACGACGGCCAGATCGCACCCGGCCGCCCCGTGCGCGAACAGCGGAGCGACCAGCTCCGGCCCGCACATGAAGGCGTCGAGGTTGCGTCCCGGCCGGCCGGTGGCCAGCGCGTGGTAGCCGGGGTCGATGTAGTCGGGCCCGGCCTTGTGCGGGGACACGGCGAGGCCGCGCTCCGAGAAGGCCGCCATCAGGCCCGTGGCCACGGTGGTCTTGCCGCTGCCGGACGACGGAGCGGCAATGACCAGCCGAGGCACGTTGAACGGGTACGAAGTCACCACTCGATGCCCTTCTGGCCCTTCTGTCCCGTGTCCATCGGGTGCTTGACCTTGGTCATCTCGGTGACGAGGTCCGCGAACTCCACCAGCTTCTCCGGCGCGTTGCGGCCCGTGATCACCACGTGCTGCGTGCCGGGACGGTTGCGCAGCACCTCGATGACCTCGTCGACGTCGATCCAGCCCCAGTGCATCGGGTAGGCGAACTCGTCGAGCACGTACAGCTTGTGCGTCTCGGCCGCCAGATCGCGCTTGACCTGCTCCCAGCCCTCCTTGGCCGCCTGCTCGTTGTCGAGCTGCGCGTCCCGCTGGACCCAGGACCAGCCCTCGCCCATCTTGTGCCAGACGACGGAGCCGCCCTCGCCGGAGGCGCCGAGCACCTTGAGCGCGTTCTCCTCGCCGACCTTCCACTTCGCCGACTTGACGAACTGGAACACCCCGATCGGCCAGCCCTGGTTCCAGGCGCGCAGCGCCAGCCCGAAGGCCGCCGTGGACTTGCCCTTGCCGGGGCCGGTGTGGACGAAGACCAGCGGACGGTTGCGGCGCTGGCGCGTCGTGAGCCCGTCGTCCGGAACGACGGACGGCTGTCCCTGAGGCATTACGCGGCCCTCCTGTTGTTGCTGCTGTGGGGTGAAGCGGTGGATGTCACTGCGGTACGTACGTTCTTCACGAGCCCGGCCAGCGAGTCGGCCCGCAGCCCGTCGAGCGTGACGGCGGGCCCGCCGAGGTCACGGGCCAGTACGCCGGCCAGCCCCAGCCGGACCGGCCCGGACTCGCAGTCCACGACCACCGAGGCGACGCCCCCGGCCTGCAGCAGCCGTGCGCTGTGCCCCGCGAGCTCCCGCGGGCTGCTGTCCGTACGGCCCCCGGCGTTCCCGGCCGAGGTGGCCCGCCCGTCGGTGACGACCACGAGCAGCGGCCGGCGCGAGGGATCCCGCAGCCGCTCGATCCGCAGCACCTCGTGGGCCTTCAACAGCCCGGCGGCCAGCGGGGTGCGGCCGCCCGTCGGCAGCTGCTCCAACCGGGCGGCGGCCGCGTCCACCGAGGAGGTCGGCGGCAGGGCCAGGTCGGCCGTGGCCCCCCGGAAGGTGATCAGACCGACCTTGTCCCGGCGCTGGTAGGCGTCCAGGAGCAGGGACAGCACGGCGCCCTTGACCGCGCTCATGCGCTGCCGGGCGGCCATGGAACCGGAGGCGTCGACGACGAAGAGGATGAGGTTGCCCTCGCGCCCCTCCCGCGTGGCCTGGCGCAGGTCGTCCTTGCGGATCACGAGGCCGCGCCCGTCGCGGCCGCGCGCCTTCTGGTGCGGGGCGGCGGCCTGGATGGTGGCGGTCAGGTGCAGTTTCGTCAGGTGTCCGCGCGGGCGCTGGGCGCCGGTGGTGCGGCCGTGGGCGGTACGGGCGCGGGAGCGGCGGCCGGACGCGCCCTCGCCGAGGCCGGGCACGCTGAGCATCTTGGTCCGGAACGGCTCGGCGGCGCGTACCGCGGCCTGCTCGGGCCCGGTGCTCTCCTGGGCGGCGGGCTGCGGGGCCTCGGGTGCTTCCGCGGGCGCCTCGCCGCCTTCGGGGGCCTCGGGGGCCTCGGGAGTCTCGGCCGAGGGGCCCGGGTCCTCCTGGGGTCCGTCGTCCTGCGGGGGCGTGCCGCCCGGGCCGCCGTCGGGACCACCGTCCCCGGGGCCGCCGTCGTCGGGGCCCTCGGGCTCCGGCTCGGGCTCCGGCTCCTCGTCGGGGAACTCGTCCAGGATCCGGTCGAGCATGTCCTCGTCCAGCCCCGGCGCGTCGAACGGGTTGCGGCGCCGCCGGTGGGGGAGCGCCAGCAGGGCGGCCTGCCGGACGTCCTCCTTGCGCACGTCGGTCCGCCCGGCCCAGGCGGCCAGCGCGGTCGCGGTCCGGGCCATCACGATGTCGGCGCGCATCCCGTCGACCTCGAACCCGGCGCAGGTCGCCGCGATCTGCAGGAGCGCGGTGTCGCCGAGCGAGACGGTCGGGAGCAGCGCCCGCGCGGCCACCACCCGGGCGCGGACCTCGTGCTCGTCCCCGGCCCAGCGGGTCGCGAAGCCCGCCGGGTCGTCCTCGTAGGCGAGCCGGCGGCGGACCACCTCGACGCGCTGGGCGGGCTCGCGGGAGGCGGCCACCTCGACGGTGAGTCCGAACCGGTCGAGGAGCTGCGGCCGCAGCTCACCCTCCTCGGGGTTCATCGTGCCGACGAGAAGGAAGCGGGCGGCGTGCCGGACGGACACGCCCTCGCGCTCGACGTAGGAGGCGCCCATTGCGGCGGCGTCCAACAGCAGGTCGATCAGGTGGTCGTGGAGGAGGTTGACCTCGTCGACGTAGAGGATCCCGCGGTGGGCGTCGGCGAGCAGCCCGGGCTCGAAGGCCTTCACGCCCTCGGCGAGGGCCCGTTCGATGTCGAGGGCGCCGACGAGGCGGTCCTCGGAGGCGCCGACGGGCAGCTCCACCATGCGGGCGGGCCGCAGACCGCCGGGACCGGGCTCGTGCGGGCCGTCCGGGCAGGCCGGATCCGGCGCGGTGGGCGCGCAGCTGAACCGGCAGCCCGACACGACGTCGACCTGCGGCAGCAGCGCGGACAGCGCGCGGACGGCGGTGGACTTGGCGGTCCCCTTCTCACCGCGCACGAGCACCCCGCCGACCGCTGGGCTCACGGCGTTGAGCAGGAGCGCCAGCCGCAGGTCGGCTTGGCCGACCACTGCGGTGAACGGGTAGGGCGTGCTCATGCGTTGCTCACTCCTTGGAAGGCGCGGACCGTTGCCGTGTGCGGCGCTGCTGCTGGGGCTCCGCCCCAGACCCCGCGCCTCAATCGCCGGCGGGGCTTGATGTGGCTGGTGCCGTGCGGCCGGACGGCCCGCAGGGCGATGTCAGCCCCGCACGGGGGCCCCTCCCAGCGGTAGCCGGGGGAGATTGGGGCGCGGGTCCGGGCGGAGCCCGGTTTCGGGAAGGGGCGGGGTGGGGGACAGCCCCGCAGGGCCCGGCCCGTCACGGTGCGCCCGGGGGGAGGAACGGGAGGCCGGCCGGAGCGCCGTCCTCGATCAGCCGCAGCAGTGCGTCCGTATCGGCGTGTTCTTCGATCAGGTCGCCGAGCAGGTCCAGCTGCTCCTCCCGCAGCGCGGCGAACGAGGTGTCCGGTGCCGGGACGAAGCGGCGGCCGGCGGCCGCGGCCACCTCCCGCAGGAACGCCCGGCGGAAGCCGTCCGACTCCAGCGAACCGTGCCAGTGGGTGCCCCACACCGACCCGACCCGGCAGCCGTCCAGGAAGGCCTCGCCGCCCAGCACCTCGGCCACGCCGTGGTGGATCTCGTAGCCCGCGACCTCCTCGCCGAGAGCCGTTCCGGAAGGCCGTGCCAGGGTCTTCTCCCGCTCGAAGCGGACCCGTACGGGGAGCAGGCCGAGGCCGTCGACCTCGCCCGCCTTCGATTCGACCTCGTCCGAGATCCGCTCGCCCAGCGCCTGGAACCCGCCGCAGATGCCCAGCACCGGCCGCCCCTCGGCGGCCCGCCGCAGCAGCGCGTCCGCGAGCCCGCGCTCGCGCAGCCATTGGAGGGCCTTCACCGTGCCCCGGGTGCCGGGTACGACGACCAGGTCCGCATCGGCCAGTTCCTCGGCCCGGTCCACGAACCGCACCACGACCCCCGGCTCCGCCGCGAGCGCGTCGACGTCCGTGAAGTTCGACATCAGCGGCACCGCGCACACGGCGACCCGCAGCACGTCCTCGCCCACCGGAGGCGCGACCACGGACTCGCGCACCGCCCCGCGCAGGGAGACCCGCAGGCCGTCCTCCTCGTCGATGCCCAGGCCGTGCTGGAACGGCAGCACCCCGTACGTGGCCCGGCCCGTCAGGCCGCGGAGCATCTCCATGCCCGGCTCCAGCAGCGACACGTCGCCGCGGAACTTGTTGACCAGGTATCCCGCGATCAGGGACTGGTCCTCGGGGGAGAGCAGCGCCGTCGTCCCGAAGAAGGACGCGAAGACCCCGCCGCGGTCGATGTCCCCGACCACGACCACCGGGAACCGTGCGGCCCGCGCGATCCCCATGTTCACGATGTCGGTCCGGCGCAGGTTGATCTCGGCCGGACTTCCCGCCCCCTCGCAGATCACGGCGTCATACGTGCCCCGCAGCTGCTCCAGGCAGTCCGTGACGATGCCGAGCAGCTGCTCCTGGCGCCCGCCGTGGTAGCCGCGGGCGCTCATCTCGCCCACCGGCTTGCCCAGCAGCACCACCTGGCTGCTGCGGTCACTGCCCGGCTTGAGCAGCACCGGGTTCATCAGAGCGGTCGGCTCCACGCGGGCCGCCTGGGCCTGCATCGCCTGGGCGCGCCCGATCTCGGCGCCCTCCAGCGTCACGAAGGAGTTCAGCGACATGTTCTGCGCCTTGAAGGGCGCGACCTTCACGCCCTGCCGGGCCAGCCAGCGGCAGATGCCCGCCGTGACCACGCTCTTGCCCGCGTCCGACGTGGTGCCCGCGACCAGCAGACCGCCGCCGCGCTTCGCGCCGCTCATCCGCGCCGCCCTCTCCGTGTCGTACGGGAGACCAGCAGCCGGGCGGCCACGCAGGCGCCCAGGGCCAGCCAGGTCACCTGCCGCGACAGCCGTACCGCCCGCTCGATGTCCGCGACCTCCACCGGTCGCCCCGCCCCGCCGTTCAGTACGGCCCGGTGCTCGACCCGGCCGCCGTACGCGAGGGTTCCGCCCAGTCTGACACCCAGCGCCCCGGCGAAGGAGGCCTCGACGGGTCCGGCGTTCGGGCTCGGGTGCGCGGCGGCGTCCGCGCGCCAGGCCCGTACGGCGCCCCGCCGGTCGGGGCCGGCCAGTACGGCGGCGACCGCCGTCAGCCGGGCTCCCG
Coding sequences within:
- a CDS encoding cobyrinate a,c-diamide synthase, translated to MVTSYPFNVPRLVIAAPSSGSGKTTVATGLMAAFSERGLAVSPHKAGPDYIDPGYHALATGRPGRNLDAFMCGPELVAPLFAHGAAGCDLAVVEGVMGLYDGAAGRGELASTAQVAKLLRAPVVLVVDASSQSRSVAALVHGFASFDPQVRLGGVILNKVGSDRHEVMLREALEEAGMPVLGVLRRAPQVATPSRHLGLIPVAERHTDALASVAALAAQVRAGCDLDALMALARTAPPLDCEAWSPDRAAPAFEARESGGGAPGRRPVVAVAGGPAFTFSYAEHTELLTAAGAEVVTFDPLRDEALPPGTTGLVIGGGFPEVYAPELSANEPLRAAVAAFAAAGGPVAAECAGLLYLGRSLDGKPMCGVLDADARMSERLTLGYREAVAVSDSALAPAGTRLRGHEFHRTVIEPGAGAAPAWGFTHPERRVEGFVQQGVHASYLHTHWAAEPSVARRFAEAAAARR
- the cobO gene encoding cob(I)yrinic acid a,c-diamide adenosyltransferase, with product MPQGQPSVVPDDGLTTRQRRNRPLVFVHTGPGKGKSTAAFGLALRAWNQGWPIGVFQFVKSAKWKVGEENALKVLGASGEGGSVVWHKMGEGWSWVQRDAQLDNEQAAKEGWEQVKRDLAAETHKLYVLDEFAYPMHWGWIDVDEVIEVLRNRPGTQHVVITGRNAPEKLVEFADLVTEMTKVKHPMDTGQKGQKGIEW
- a CDS encoding ZIP family metal transporter, encoding MAVIVALGAFLMTLAGGWAAQRVTDRRHLVLGLAGGLMLGVVGLDLLPEALHAAGEEVFGVPLALLLFVAGFLVAHVVERLLAVRQAAHGAEDGARVPQVGLTAAAAMVGHSLADGVALGAAFQVGGGMGVAVALAVITHDFADGFNTYTLTSLYGNDRRKALMMLLADAVAPVVGAASTLLFTLPEEPLGAYLGFFGGVLLYLASAEILPEAHHKHPALSTLMCTVGGVAGIWLVVGIAD
- a CDS encoding putative cobaltochelatase, whose amino-acid sequence is MSTPYPFTAVVGQADLRLALLLNAVSPAVGGVLVRGEKGTAKSTAVRALSALLPQVDVVSGCRFSCAPTAPDPACPDGPHEPGPGGLRPARMVELPVGASEDRLVGALDIERALAEGVKAFEPGLLADAHRGILYVDEVNLLHDHLIDLLLDAAAMGASYVEREGVSVRHAARFLLVGTMNPEEGELRPQLLDRFGLTVEVAASREPAQRVEVVRRRLAYEDDPAGFATRWAGDEHEVRARVVAARALLPTVSLGDTALLQIAATCAGFEVDGMRADIVMARTATALAAWAGRTDVRKEDVRQAALLALPHRRRRNPFDAPGLDEDMLDRILDEFPDEEPEPEPEPEGPDDGGPGDGGPDGGPGGTPPQDDGPQEDPGPSAETPEAPEAPEGGEAPAEAPEAPQPAAQESTGPEQAAVRAAEPFRTKMLSVPGLGEGASGRRSRARTAHGRTTGAQRPRGHLTKLHLTATIQAAAPHQKARGRDGRGLVIRKDDLRQATREGREGNLILFVVDASGSMAARQRMSAVKGAVLSLLLDAYQRRDKVGLITFRGATADLALPPTSSVDAAAARLEQLPTGGRTPLAAGLLKAHEVLRIERLRDPSRRPLLVVVTDGRATSAGNAGGRTDSSPRELAGHSARLLQAGGVASVVVDCESGPVRLGLAGVLARDLGGPAVTLDGLRADSLAGLVKNVRTAVTSTASPHSSNNRRAA